The genomic interval GCTGTGTGCGAGTTTATCCGAGAATGCCGCTACTTCCGCTTTGAGTGTCTCTATCTGCTCTCTTAGGTCTCTATATGAAGCCAAGTCCACCATAAAGAGGAGTATCTCTGTTCTCTCAATATGTCTTAAGAACTCTATTCCAAGCCCTTTGCCCTCATGCGCTCCGCCGATGATCCCCGGAATATCCGCCATAATAAATGACTCGAAATCACCTATGTTGACCTGACCAAGCTTTGGAGTAAGTGTAGTAAACTCATAGTTTGCGATCTCTGGACGTGCATTTGAAACGGTAGAGATAAGAGTCGATTTTCCAACATTTGGAAAACCTACAAGACCGACATCGGCTATAAGTTTAAGATCAAGCTTGATCCTTCTTGTCTCGCCCTTCTCTCCCGGCTGTGCATAGGTAGGTCTTTGGTTTGTAGATGACTTAAAGTGTGTATTTCCAAGTCCGCCTTTTCCGCCTGTTATAAATAGCTCTTCTTGCCCATCTTTTAACATATCAAAAACGATCTCACCACTGTCCATATCGATGATCTGTGTTCCCGGAGGCACTATGACCACTTTTTTTGCACCAGACTTTCCGGTCATATTTGAGCTCTCACCCGGAGCACCGTTATCTGCTTTTATATGCATCTTTTTTTGAAAATGAGAGAGTGTATGGGTATTGTTGTCACACTTGAACCAGATATCGCCGCCTTTGCCGCCGTCACCGCCGTTTGGACCACCGTTCACTACAAATTTTTCACGACGAAATGCAACACACCCCGGACCACCTTTGCCTGAAGAGACCGTTAGCTCTACGCTATCTGTAAACATATATTTTCCTTGATGTTTAATACTTAAGAATTTACTACTGATAATAAAAAGTAAATTGTTAAATATTTTAAATTTTCTTAGGCAGTTAACCTAATGGTGAAGTAGAAATATTTGAGCCGAAGCTCAAATAGTTGTAGAATTATGCAGCGGGGATTATTGAAACTTGTTGACGTTTTTTATCTTTTCTGTGAAAAGATACAACTCCATCAACCAATGCAAAAATCGTATGGTCTTTTCCCATACCGACATTTTTACCAGGGTGAACCTTAGTTCCTCTTTGGCGGATAATGATATTACCGGCTACTACAGCCTCTCCACCGAATTTTTTTACACCTAGTCTTCTACCAGCCGAGTCACGATTATTCTGTGTACTACCTTGACCTTTCTTATGTGCCATCTTAGATCTCCTTGAGTTTTTTTAGCTTATGCTGCTATATTTGTAATACGAACGCGCGTATAATCTCTTCTAAAGCCTCTTTTTACTTTAGAGTCTTTACGGCGACGCTTTTTAAAAGTCACGACTTTCTTCTCACGACCTTCATTGATAACCTCAGCAGTTACAACAGCGCCGTCTACAAATGGTGCTCCAACTTTAAGTTCGCCTGCATTAACAGCTAGAACTTCTTTAATCTCGATAGAAGCTTTAGGCTCAAGAGACATTTTATCTAATAATAAAATATCACCCTCTTGAACTTTATACTGCTTGCCACCGTTTTTGATAATTGCGTACATCTACAATTCCTTAAATCTTTAAATACTTGGGTCCCCGTGGGTGTTTAATCTACATTCCCATTGGTTTTGTTTCTACAAAAAGTTCGGAATTATACTCTTACAAGCTTTAAGTATTGTTTAATCATAAAATTATATTTCAATATTTTTACTCTCATAGAACTTTTTTAACCATAAATCGAGCGGAGCTATAAATCTATATATAACAGGTACCACAAGAAGAGTAAGAACCATTGAGCTTAAAAGCCCTCCGATTATGGAGATCGCCATCGGCGCTTTTGTCTCGCTTCCAAGTCCCTCTCCAAGAGCAAGAGGAAGCATTGCAAAGACCATTGCAATGGTGGTCATAAGTATCGGGCGGAGTCTCTTCTCTCCCGCTTCTATAAGTGCCTCATCCGCATTTTTGCCGTTTTGCATAGCATGGTTTGCAAAATCAACAAGCAACACCGCATTTTTTCCAACCATTCCCATCAGAAGCATAAACCCGATCATAACAA from Sulfurimonas crateris carries:
- the obgE gene encoding GTPase ObgE; translated protein: MFTDSVELTVSSGKGGPGCVAFRREKFVVNGGPNGGDGGKGGDIWFKCDNNTHTLSHFQKKMHIKADNGAPGESSNMTGKSGAKKVVIVPPGTQIIDMDSGEIVFDMLKDGQEELFITGGKGGLGNTHFKSSTNQRPTYAQPGEKGETRRIKLDLKLIADVGLVGFPNVGKSTLISTVSNARPEIANYEFTTLTPKLGQVNIGDFESFIMADIPGIIGGAHEGKGLGIEFLRHIERTEILLFMVDLASYRDLREQIETLKAEVAAFSDKLAHSKYAIALTRADVVSLDEIAELINSFLEIVGVEATTSSDIAFDASMPYFIQKTADETLGYNRELPYFVAPISSAANKNIEPLKNALFKLVQSKRSEH
- the rplU gene encoding 50S ribosomal protein L21, producing the protein MYAIIKNGGKQYKVQEGDILLLDKMSLEPKASIEIKEVLAVNAGELKVGAPFVDGAVVTAEVINEGREKKVVTFKKRRRKDSKVKRGFRRDYTRVRITNIAA
- the rpmA gene encoding 50S ribosomal protein L27 is translated as MAHKKGQGSTQNNRDSAGRRLGVKKFGGEAVVAGNIIIRQRGTKVHPGKNVGMGKDHTIFALVDGVVSFHRKDKKRQQVSIIPAA